From the Choloepus didactylus isolate mChoDid1 chromosome 22, mChoDid1.pri, whole genome shotgun sequence genome, one window contains:
- the HAS3 gene encoding hyaluronan synthase 3: MPVQLTTVLRVVGTSLFALAVLGGILAAYVTGYQFIHTEKHYLSFGLYGAILGLHLLIQSLFAFLEHRHMRRADRMLKQPSLLQRSVALCIAAYQEDPDYLRKCLRSAQRIAFPDLKVVMVVDGNRQEDAYMLDIFQEVLGGTEQAGFFVWRSNFHEAGEGETEASLQQGMDRVRNVVQASTFSCIMQKWGGKREVMYTAFKALGDSVDYIQVCDSDTVLDPACTIEMLRVLEEDPQVGGVGGDVQILNKYDSWISFLSSVRYWMAFNVERACQSYFGCVQCISGPLGMYRNSLLQQFLEDWYHQKFLGSKCSFGDDRHLTNRVLSLGYQTKYTARSKCLTETPTKYLRWLNQQTRWSKSYFREWLYNSLWFHKHHLWMTYESVVTGFFPFFLIATVIQLFYRGRIWNILLFLLTVQLVGIIKATYACFLRGNAEMIFMSLYSLLYMSSLLPAKIFAIATINKSGWGTSGRKTIVVNFIGLIPVSIWVAVLLGGLAYTAYCQDLFSETELAFLVSGAILYGCYWVALLMLYLAIIARRCGKKPEQYSLSFAEV, encoded by the exons ATGCCGGTACAGCTGACAACAGTCCTACGTGTGGTGGGTACCAGCCTGTTTGCCCTGGCAGTGCTGGGGGGCATCCTGGCAGCCTATGTGACAGGCTACCAGTTCATCCACACAGAAAAGCACTACCTGTCCTTTGGCCTATACGGAGCCATCCTGGGCCTGCACCTGCTCATCCAGAGCCTGTTTGCCTTTCTGGAGCACCGACACATGCGGCGGGCTGACCGGATGCTGAAGCAGCCTTCTCTGCTGCAGCGCTCAGTGGCCCTCTGCATTGCCGCCTACCAGGAGGACCCTGACTACTTGCGCAAGTGCCTGCGCTCAGCCCAGCGCATTGCCTTCCCTGATCTCAAGGTGGTCATGGTGGTGGATGGCAATCGCCAAGAGGATGCCTACATGCTGGACATCTTCCAAGAGGTGCTGGGTGGCACTGAGCAAGCTGGCTTCTTTGTGTGGCGTAGCAACTTCCATGAGGCGGGTGAGGGTGAGACGGAGGCCAGCCTGCAGCAGGGCATGGACCGCGTGCGGAACGTGGTACAGGCCAGCACCTTCTCGTGCATCATGCAGAAGTGGGGAGGCAAGCGTGAGGTCATGTACACAGCCTTCAAGGCCCTTGGCGATTCAGTGGACTACATCCAG GTGTGTGACTCTGACACTGTGCTGGATCCTGCCTGTACCATCGAGATGCTTCGAGTCCTGGAGGAAGATCCCCAAGTAGGGGGCGTTGGGGGAGATGTCCAA ATCCTCAACAAGTATGATTCCTGGATCTCCTTCCTGAGCAGTGTGCGGTACTGGATGGCCTTCAACGTGGAGCGGGCCTGCCAATCCTACTTTGGCTGCGTGCAGTGTATTAGTGGGCCCTTGGGCATGTATCGCAACAGCCTCCTCCAGCAATTCCTGGAGGACTGGTACCATCAGAAGTTCCTAGGCAGCAAGTGCAGTTTTGGGGATGATCGGCACCTCACCAACCGAGTCCTGAGTCTTGGTTACCAGACTAAGTACACAGCACGCTCCAAGTGCCTCACAGAGACTCCAACCAAGTACCTCCGGTGGCTCAATCAGCAGACCCGCTGGAGCAAGTCTTACTTCAGGGAGTGGCTCTATAACTCTCTATGGTTCCATAAGCACCACCTCTGGATGACCTACGAATCAGTGGTCACgggttttttccccttcttcctcattGCTACAGTCATTCAGCTCTTCTACCGTGGACGCATCTGGAacattctcctctttcttctgacTGTGCAGCTGGTGGGCATTATCAAGGCCACCTATGCGTGCTTCCTTCGAGGCAATGCAGAGATGATCTTCATGTCCCTTTACTCTCTTCTCTATATGTCAAGCCTCCTGCCAGCGAAGATCTTTGCCATTGCTACCATCAACAAGTCTGGCTGGGGCACTTCTGGCAGAAAAACCATTGTAGTAAACTTCATCGGCCTCATCCCTGTGTCCATCTGGGTGGCAGTCCTTCTGGGGGGGCTGGCTTACACAGCTTATTGCCAGGACTTGTTCAGTGAGACAGAGCTTGCCTTCCTTGTCTCTGGGGCCATCCTGTATGGCTGCTACTGGGTAGCCCTCCTCATGTTGTATCTGGCCATTATCGCCCGGCGATGTGGGAAAAAGCCAGAGCAGTATAGCTTGTCTTTTGCTGAGGTATGA
- the DERPC gene encoding decreased expression in renal and prostate cancer protein, whose amino-acid sequence MKEPRIFPRERPTPWTRAPLPPRGRLDSSLGPQGGPMLNTGHPLGVNSDPFLMAAGTLGGNLAPFPRNPSPFPTPSGSLASNPAPFPAGARDPSMTSFPRGMNPTGTGAVSFPRPGGLLGPGPGPALNPRTGALPGPGPLSNPRLGGLPGPGPMSNPRAGGLLGAGPDPRSGGPMGPGSGPNLRAGVLLTSGNGPPNTRPVGLGPGPNPNMRSGFLGSGPAPRSGMFPGSGLGSNPRAGGLGPGLGPNQRAGGLGPGPNLDTRAGGLLGTGSGLNLRMAGPQGLDLAPILRAAGLLGANSASFSQASGNMGTSPSSMARGPGPMGPNSGPGSRGIGLPGPNPSPMSRVPGSMGPNSAHFSRPAGPMGVNANPFPRGTGSGGLNPTAFSQSSGSLAANPATFQRSAGLQGPSPAMFPRASGPLGPNSANFPRATGLQGPSSATFPRSTGPLGPGQVAFPRGSASGPLGSSTAGPMGINPAPFARPSGTLGLNPASFPRMNGPAGKSLVPFPRVGSLPGTNPAAFPRPGGPMAAMYPNGMLPP is encoded by the coding sequence ATGAAAGAACCCCGGATTTTCCCTAGAGAGCGGCCAACTCCTTGGACTCGTGCTCCGCTGCCACCCCGAGGACGACTCGACAGTTCCCTGGGACCACAGGGGGGTCCTATGCTAAACACAGGCCACCCACTTGGTGTGAACTCAGATCCCTTCCTTATGGCAGCTGGTACTCTTGGTGGAAATCTGGCCCCGTTTCCAAGGAACCCATCTCCTTTTCCAACGCCATCAGGCTCATTGGCTTCAAATCCGGCACCTTTCCCTGCTGGTGCTCGTGACCCAAGCATGACTTCTTTTCCAAGAGGGATGAATCCCACTGGCACAGGTGCAGTTTCTTTCCCAAGGCCAGGCGGCCTCTTGGgtccaggcccaggcccagctcTAAACCCTAGAACAGGGGCTCTTCCAGGCCCAGGACCCCTGTCTAACCCAAGGTTAGGAGGTCTTCCAGGCCCAGGTCCTATGTCCAACCCAAGGGCAGGTGGTCTCCTAGGAGCAGGTCCTGATCCCAGAAGTGGTGGCCCCATGGGCCCTGGATCTGGACCTAACCTGAGAGCAGGTGTCCTCTTGACCTCTGGGAATGGCCCGCCCAATACTAGGCCTGTTGGCCTGGGTCCTGGACCAAATCCCAATATGAGATCAGGCTTCTTAGGTTCAGGCCCTGCCCCCAGGTCAGGTATGTTTCCAGGCTCAGGCCTTGGGTCCAACCCAAGAGCAGGTGGTCTGGGCCCAGGCCTTGGGCCCAACCAAAGGGCAGGTGGCCTGGGCCCAGGCCCTAATCTGGACACCAGAGCAGGTGGCCTCTTGGGCACAGGATCTGGTCTTAACTTAAGAATGGCTGGACCACAAGGCTTAGATCTTGCCCCCATTCTAAGAGCTGCAGGTCTTTTAGGAGCAAATTCAGCTTCTTTCTCACAGGCTTCTGGAAACATGGGCACAAGCCCATCTTCCATGGCAAGAGGACCTGGCCCCATGGGCCCAAACTCAGGTCCTGGCTCTCGGGGAATTGGTCTTCCAGGGCCAAATCCATCTCCCATGTCAAGGGTTCCTGGCTCCATGGGCCCTAATTCAGCTCATTTCTCAAGGCCAGCTGGCCCCATGGGGGTAAATGCCAATCCCTTTCCAAGGGGGACAGGTTCAGGAGGACTGAACCCAACTGCCTTTTCTCAGTCTTCTGGCTCATTGGCTGCAAACCCAGCTACCTTCCAAAGGTCTGCTGGCCTCCAGGGCCCAAGTCCAGCAATGTTTCCAAGAGCCTCTGGGCCACTAGGCCCCAACTCAGCTAACTTCCCGAGGGCCACTGGCCTGCAGGGTCCAAGTTCGGCTACCTTCCCAAGGTCTACTGGCCCATTAGGCCCTGGGCAAGTTGCTTTCCCCAGGGGGTCAGCTTCTGGGCCCCTGGGCTCTTCTACAGCAGGTCCTATGGGTATCAACCCAGCTCCTTTTGCAAGGCCAAGTGGGACCCTGGGTCTAAACCCAGCTTCTTTTCCGAGGATGAATGGCCCTGCAGGAAAAAGTTTGGTCCCATTTCCTAGAGTGGGGAGTCTCCCTGGCACAAACCCAGCTGCTTTCCCCAGACCAGGGGGTCCAATGGCTGCAATGTACCCAAATGGAATGTTACCCCCTTAA
- the CHTF8 gene encoding chromosome transmission fidelity protein 8 homolog produces MVQIVISSAGAGGLAEWVLMELQGEIEARYSTGLAGNLLGDLHYTTEGIPVLIVGHHILYGKIIHLEKPFAVLVKHTPGEQDCDELGCKTGTRYLVTALIKNKILFKTRPKPIITSVPKKV; encoded by the exons ATGGTGCAAATTGTTATTTCCAG TGCTGGGGCTGGAGGCCTGGCAGAATGGGTGCTGATGGAGCTACAGGGGGAGATCGAGGCTCGCTACAGCACCGGATTAGCTGGAAACCTCCTGGGAGACCTACATTACACCACTGAG GGAATCCCTGTGCTGATCGTGGGGCATCATATCCTGTATGGGAAAATCATCCACCTGGAGAAACCGTTTGCTGTCCTTGTCAAACACACTCCTGGGGAGCAGGATTGTGATGAGCTTGGCTGCAAGACTGGCACCCGGTACCTGGTGACAGCACTCATCAAAAACAAGATCCTTTTCAAGACTCGCCCCAAGCCCATTATTACCAGCGTCCCCAAGAAAGTATGA